DNA sequence from the Chondrinema litorale genome:
TCGAACAGGTAGCAGCTTATGGGTCTAAAATGCTAGATTTCCAAACTATCAAAAATCCCATTAAAATACCTATAGATAAAGGAATTGTCGGAAGCGCATATACCAATGCGAAACCTGTATTGATTAAAGACACAAGTAAAGACAGTCGATATATTGTAGATATTGAAACAAGGCTAAGCGAATTGGCTGTGCCTATTATTGTAGATAATAAAGTAATTGGTGTAATTGACTCTGAGCACGACGATAGAGACTTCTTTACAAATGAGCATGTTGAAACATTAAGTACCATATCCAGATTGGTGGCTATGCGTATAGATCATGCACAGTCTATTAAAAAACACCAAAATATTGAAAGAGAATTAAGACAGAGTAAAGAGCTTTATGAGTCTATTTTAAGTGCTATAGGAGAAGGTCTGGTTGTACAAGACCTGAACGATACAATTATAATGGCCAATAACTCTGCTTCAAAAATTTTAGACCTCACTCCCGATCAATTAAAAGGCAAAGACTCATACGACCCCCGTTGGCGATCGACTAACGATAAAGGAACCCCATTAAAACCTGAAGAACATCCTTCTATGGTTACACTCAACACTGGCAAAGGTGTTGATAACTTTATTATGAATATATATGCTGGAGACGAAATAAGAAAGTATATTTCTATTAATTCCAGACCTGTATTTGATCATAACAAAAAGATGTATGCTTCGGTAGCATCATTCACCGATATTACTGAAAGGGTTAATACAGAAGCTGCCTTAAAAGCTAGTGAAGAAAAATTTAGAACACTCTTTAAAAACCTGCCAATTGGTGTACTACTCTACGACAAAGATTTTATAGTTCAGGAATGGAACCCTAAAGCGATAGAGATTCTTGACATGGATGAGAGCATTCTCAAGAATTATAAAATGAATAGTTTAGAATGGGATGCTATTTCAGAAGATGGGAAAAGTATAAAAACAGAAGAATTCCCTCCATATAATGCTTTTAAAAATAAAAAAACAGTTACGGATTTTATAATGGGAATTAGAAGAAATCCGGCAAAAGATTATTTATGGATAAAAGCCAGTGCTACTCCAATGTTTAATGATGTGGGAGAGGTTATTCAAATTATTAGCACTTTCGAAGATATTTCTGAAAGCATTAGAGCTGAAAATGAGATTAAAAAACTGGCAAATATTGCAGAGCGTACAGCAGACATTATCTTAACTTGTGATGAAGATGGCAATGTAACTTGGGCTAACTCTGCACTCACCAAAGTTTTAGGATACACTCCAGATGAAGTAATTGGATACAAACCGGGAGAAAGAACCTCTGGTGAAGAAACTGATCCAAATATTATTAAATCTTTGCATGAAGCATTAAAAGAACATTTGATGTTTAATGCTACGGTAAAAGCGGTTACAAAAACTAAAAAACAATGCTGGATAAACTATGAGGTAACTCCAATTAATGATGAGCAAGGCAAGTTTTTATACTCCATTGTAACTAAAAGAGATATTACAGACCTAATTGATAAACAAATTGAACTTGAGCATGTCTTAAAATCGACTATTAGTCAAAATAAGCGCCTTAAAGAATATTCATATATCACATCTCACAATATCAGATCTTCTGTTTCCAACCTGCTTGGTTTAACAGAAATAATAATGGATGACCCTAAAAACTTAGAGTTTATTTACATGCTTCATATAACGACTAAGAAGTTAGATCAAACCATTAATAATATTAATAAACTCCTTCACCTTGAAGAAAAGAGCATTAAAAAACACAAAATTCAATGTAATGTACTTGAAACACTTACTAGAATTACCGAACTTAATAAAACAGTAATCGACGATCACAAAGCAGAAATTATATTAAACGTTCCTGCAAATCTTAACTTATTAACAGTACCAGCCTATCTGGATAGCATCCTGCATAACCTTATTACAAATGCTATTAAATACGGTACAACACCTTATTCAAAAAAAATTGAAGTAACTGCCAAACATGATCACAAACAAATAGTTATCATAGTTCAAGATTATGGTTTAGGTCTCGATATTGAAAAATATAAAGATAAAATTTTTAAATTAGGGACTAGATTCCACTCAAACAAAAGTGATGGTCAGGGCTTGGGACTTTTTATGACTAAAAGGCAGATTGATGTTTTGGGTGGAAAAATCGAAATTGAAAGTGAATTAGGAAAAGGTAGTATTTTTAAAGTTTATTTTAAAATCGATGATTAATAAAATACTTTTGATTGATGATGATGATATTTTCCGGCTTACAGCTTCAAAAATATTAAAGAAGGTGTATCCACAGTTAGAAATTTTCTCTGCAAAAAATGGTGAAGAAGCGCTAAATCAACTGATCGAGAAACCAATTGATCTTGATTTAATTCTTTTAGACATTAATATGCCTATTATGAATGGCTGGGAATTTTTAGATGCTTATGCTTCTAAAGAGTTTAAGAATGAAATTCCGATATATGTGCTGAGTTCTTCGATTGATCCAAACGACAAAGAAAAAGCAGACAATAACCCTAAAGTAATAGGATTTATAGAAAAGCCGCTCAGCTTTGCAAAAGCCAAGCAACTCAATACCGCATCTTAATATCTTTTCTTACAATCGGCTAGGTTCATTTTCCCGGATATTGAGACAATTCTTTTAACAACATCTTACAGAAGTTTTCCATTTTACTGCTCTCTCACTATTATAAGTCTTAAGAGTAGTCTCACGAAAATCTTTCAGTACAGTTGAATTATATAAAAAAACAAAAAGTACCTTACTGAAACCTTCATACCATAGTTTCATCAATCATTCTTTTAACATGTCTTGTGCTGCCAAAACTAAAAACATAAAATTTGTAGCACCTCCACCCATTACATATTCTGTTTGTTGCCAAAAGTAAGGCCACTCTTTTAACTCCGGCAAATCTGGCCTAATAAGCGCAGTTCCAGATACTGAACCTCCCGGTATGTATGACCACTCGTCGCGATTTACCCCATAAGCAACAATTACAGAACTAGAACCTACACCAGAAGCAAATGAAGCTGTATTACTTCCCGGATGCACTCCTAAAACAAAGTTAAGTGCATTTAATACTGGTTCTTTTGGGTATATTTCTGGAAAGCCTTTGTGTAAAAAGAACTGTTTAACTCCAAAGCTCTGAATACCCCAACCTGCACCCCAAATATTTGGAGAGTACTCCACTCCAAATGGAGTTGCCGCTATTTTCTTTTCAGTTTCTAAAGCATCTGTTTTTAAAGCTTCTATACAGTTATTCAACAAAATACTTCCTGCTAATTGCTTTCTTACCTTAGCTATTGAAACACCTGTTCTACTTATCCTTTTTACAATAAAATTTTCTTGACTAATTAAGAATTGCTTATACTCATCTTTTCCAGTACTCAACAGAAGTTCTGCGGCCAAGTCGATACACCTTTCTGGCTGGCTCTTATTGTACTGATTCCAATAGTGAATAGCAGCATCCAAACACTCCTTTGCCAATTCGTCATTGTATCCTTTCAAAACTCTAGATGCAATAGCCAATGCTGCTGCTGCTCCAAGTTCTCTTCCGGGATTTTCTTCTGTAAAAACCCATCTATCATCTGCAACAGAAGAAGTTGATCCTGTCTTCTCCCCTTCTGAAAGATTAGAATCATATTTTAGATTATCAGTCATTGAACTGGCATCTCCAAGCAAAGTATATTGTCGCAAGTCTGAACAAATAATTCCTCGATACAATCTACCCAAATTTTTATAGCCTCCCATAATACTCAATACACCATGTTCAATCTGTTGCATTATGTCAGCTACGCCATCTGGTTGGTGCATTTCAACAATTTTACTTTGTTGGTTTACACTCGTAATGTCATAATCTACGCCAAAAAACTCTTGCATTTGAGCCAGTCTCATTACGGTTGTTGCCTGCGATTCTACACGCAAATCATAATCGCCGGCATCGTGCCAACCACCTACATCTAAGCCGGGTACTTGCTGCATAGATTTGTAATTAGTTAGGGTAGATGCTCCCTGAATATATCCATCAAAATGGTTTAAGTCTATTGGTGCCATTAGGGCATCATCTAGATGGCACCAGTCATGCCAAACCTTATACCGATCGTTTATACGCATATGGCACATTTGCACAGGTAGGTAATATTCTAAAGTAGGTTGCCAAACATCTCTATCATAAACATCAGATGTAATTTTAAATGGGTTCGACATTTTATCTCCATAAAGCACCTTGTAAATGCCGCTTTCAGTAATCTCTGAAAAATCGAATTGTAGGTATTTGTATCTTAGAAAATTGCCCCAAACTTTTGGTTCACCCTCTTTTACTTTTACCACGCCTCCTTCTTCAGAAACTTTCATGATCTGTACTTTTGAATAATCTGATGCACTAGCATCCAATTCGATGAGCACCTTTTTTTCTTGATCACTATGATAACCCACTTGTGAAACTTGAATCACTGGCTCGTACAAATAATTTTCTTTAGCATGAGGAGTAATGAGCAGATCAATCGCATTTTTGAGTTTACCTTTTTGCAATGCAGCTCTCACTATAAACCAACCATTATTATGGGCTGCTCTTCCATCTAGTAACTCCAAACCACTTTCCGCTTCAAAAACAATCAGTTCTTCTTTATTTTCGGGAACTATGAGCAACTTTTTACCAGAAGCCATAGGTTGAGGTAGCAACTCATCTTTATTCTTAATAATCGGGCCATTAAACTGCCTATTAAAAATACCATATTGGCCATCCATCATAAAAGACTTACCAAAATAGAAACCCGGAAAAAGCTCAAGGTTAAAACCTGCTTTGTCATACCACTCATCAGGAAGAGCCTCTTCTAAATCAACTTGTACTCTAAAACCAGCTCCTTCTGGCTTTACTCTCACCCAATAATTAAACTTTAAGTCAGGGTATTCAATGGGATTAAAGCCAGTGCGGTTCTTTGTAGAATCGGGGTACCACAAATGCACTTCAATTTCATTATTCTCTCTGTCGATTTTCGTACTTCCTTTTTTGGGAACTGGCGACCATTGCCCCGGTGTAGGTTCTAGTCTTAAATCACCATTGGCAACAACCCGAACCCCATTTTGCACAACCGTAACTCCACCCTGATGTCCATCTGGGTAAAAATCTTGAAAAACCATGAGGTTAATTCCGGGCTTTTCGTAATAGTCTTGTTGATTGAGTTGATATTCTGTTTTTTGTTGTGCAAAAAGTTGAAAGCAAAATAATTGTACGAGTATAAATAAGCTTGTTTTGTTAATCATTTGTATGGTATTTTCATCAATTTACAATGAGTCAAAATTATGGATATTCCAGATAGGATGTATCCTATTCAAACCCTTATACTGGGAATAAGTAGTTAATATTGAGGATGGGTATTAATGGAGGATGTGCCTTTAAAGGCAATGCAAGATATTGATTTTGTTGGTAAAAAAGGAGTTTTAAAACTGATACT
Encoded proteins:
- a CDS encoding PAS domain S-box protein yields the protein MKEDLNRSLRVVLHELVRSDLKIFDFMQENSSGGIWFGIAENNNQEWFNDSFWNSLGIDVKTIENPNRTGFISSNDLQQENLLITKAFESNKEKINYLTRYNHSNGNIILLHCESLLIKKEDICYTLTRCVRKDNTPQLNKDLKEIFNLSNDLIAISNFDNKFELLNPQWETVLGYSLEELYSKTFLEFIHPDDLEKTRQEAEALTKGKALTLRFENRYIKKDGGHVWLEWNSVIDYKKKKNFSVARDITEPKIREFAQRKHTTSLLHLSREGILDQEDIGTYIKKILQEAHKILGVNKISFWKYNTPNDEIECLYFYDGIKLLQTQGEILTKKEFPKYFKAITGARNLAVFDAAKDARTSEFKGKYLSEHNIKSMLDIRVMNGSAQLGVICAETTKNHKHWSFEEQSYISSIADLISTTYTLQQKNIFANALDKSEALFQSLVSILPYAIYRIDLNGKVTFLNNFYKEFLNKDTDEILGKTSYDLFPKHLADKYYMDDQKVIESGEILVTIEENTPLDGSETKFVEVTKIPVYNVNGEINGIQGIFRDVTKVKEDDNLKTQLLKELKSKNATLLETQDYLKSINEFAYNILSKNTLEEIVWEIARNVIQKFNFIDCVIYLVDDKHEYLEQVAAYGSKMLDFQTIKNPIKIPIDKGIVGSAYTNAKPVLIKDTSKDSRYIVDIETRLSELAVPIIVDNKVIGVIDSEHDDRDFFTNEHVETLSTISRLVAMRIDHAQSIKKHQNIERELRQSKELYESILSAIGEGLVVQDLNDTIIMANNSASKILDLTPDQLKGKDSYDPRWRSTNDKGTPLKPEEHPSMVTLNTGKGVDNFIMNIYAGDEIRKYISINSRPVFDHNKKMYASVASFTDITERVNTEAALKASEEKFRTLFKNLPIGVLLYDKDFIVQEWNPKAIEILDMDESILKNYKMNSLEWDAISEDGKSIKTEEFPPYNAFKNKKTVTDFIMGIRRNPAKDYLWIKASATPMFNDVGEVIQIISTFEDISESIRAENEIKKLANIAERTADIILTCDEDGNVTWANSALTKVLGYTPDEVIGYKPGERTSGEETDPNIIKSLHEALKEHLMFNATVKAVTKTKKQCWINYEVTPINDEQGKFLYSIVTKRDITDLIDKQIELEHVLKSTISQNKRLKEYSYITSHNIRSSVSNLLGLTEIIMDDPKNLEFIYMLHITTKKLDQTINNINKLLHLEEKSIKKHKIQCNVLETLTRITELNKTVIDDHKAEIILNVPANLNLLTVPAYLDSILHNLITNAIKYGTTPYSKKIEVTAKHDHKQIVIIVQDYGLGLDIEKYKDKIFKLGTRFHSNKSDGQGLGLFMTKRQIDVLGGKIEIESELGKGSIFKVYFKIDD
- a CDS encoding glycoside hydrolase family 9 protein, whose product is MINKTSLFILVQLFCFQLFAQQKTEYQLNQQDYYEKPGINLMVFQDFYPDGHQGGVTVVQNGVRVVANGDLRLEPTPGQWSPVPKKGSTKIDRENNEIEVHLWYPDSTKNRTGFNPIEYPDLKFNYWVRVKPEGAGFRVQVDLEEALPDEWYDKAGFNLELFPGFYFGKSFMMDGQYGIFNRQFNGPIIKNKDELLPQPMASGKKLLIVPENKEELIVFEAESGLELLDGRAAHNNGWFIVRAALQKGKLKNAIDLLITPHAKENYLYEPVIQVSQVGYHSDQEKKVLIELDASASDYSKVQIMKVSEEGGVVKVKEGEPKVWGNFLRYKYLQFDFSEITESGIYKVLYGDKMSNPFKITSDVYDRDVWQPTLEYYLPVQMCHMRINDRYKVWHDWCHLDDALMAPIDLNHFDGYIQGASTLTNYKSMQQVPGLDVGGWHDAGDYDLRVESQATTVMRLAQMQEFFGVDYDITSVNQQSKIVEMHQPDGVADIMQQIEHGVLSIMGGYKNLGRLYRGIICSDLRQYTLLGDASSMTDNLKYDSNLSEGEKTGSTSSVADDRWVFTEENPGRELGAAAALAIASRVLKGYNDELAKECLDAAIHYWNQYNKSQPERCIDLAAELLLSTGKDEYKQFLISQENFIVKRISRTGVSIAKVRKQLAGSILLNNCIEALKTDALETEKKIAATPFGVEYSPNIWGAGWGIQSFGVKQFFLHKGFPEIYPKEPVLNALNFVLGVHPGSNTASFASGVGSSSVIVAYGVNRDEWSYIPGGSVSGTALIRPDLPELKEWPYFWQQTEYVMGGGATNFMFLVLAAQDMLKE
- a CDS encoding response regulator; translation: MINKILLIDDDDIFRLTASKILKKVYPQLEIFSAKNGEEALNQLIEKPIDLDLILLDINMPIMNGWEFLDAYASKEFKNEIPIYVLSSSIDPNDKEKADNNPKVIGFIEKPLSFAKAKQLNTAS